From Actinoplanes oblitus, a single genomic window includes:
- a CDS encoding GNAT family N-acetyltransferase has product MGEFVVAPASVDDMGLLAEWATAEGWNPGTGDERIFFPVDPGAFLVGRLDGHPITSISVVRYGTGHGFLGFYLTVPEHRGRGYGLRTWQTGLHRLAGRVIGLDGVVAQQANYRRSGFQPAWTNIRYRGVPRLDPVATGSTLVDARGVSFQELAAYERRFGPAGRDTFLALWISAPNHHALAVLRDGALAGLGVRRPAAEGARIGPLYAASPEIAAELLNALSHDEDDDRLSEIALDVPTVNGDAVALAERAGLTPSFETARMYTTARPDIDVSGFYAVACLELG; this is encoded by the coding sequence ATGGGCGAATTCGTGGTGGCACCCGCCAGCGTCGACGACATGGGCCTGCTCGCGGAATGGGCCACCGCGGAGGGCTGGAACCCGGGCACCGGTGACGAACGGATCTTCTTCCCGGTCGACCCCGGGGCGTTTCTCGTCGGCCGGCTCGACGGTCACCCGATCACCTCGATCTCGGTGGTCCGCTACGGCACCGGGCACGGGTTCCTCGGGTTCTATCTGACCGTTCCGGAACACCGCGGCCGGGGGTACGGCCTGCGCACCTGGCAGACCGGCCTGCACCGGCTCGCCGGCCGGGTGATCGGCCTCGACGGCGTCGTGGCCCAGCAGGCCAACTACCGCAGGTCGGGCTTCCAACCGGCCTGGACCAACATCCGCTACCGGGGTGTCCCCCGGCTCGACCCGGTCGCGACCGGCAGCACCCTGGTGGACGCCCGCGGTGTCAGCTTCCAGGAACTGGCCGCCTACGAGCGCCGATTCGGCCCGGCGGGCCGCGACACGTTCCTGGCGCTGTGGATCTCCGCGCCGAACCACCACGCGCTCGCCGTCCTGCGCGACGGGGCGCTGGCCGGTCTCGGCGTCCGCCGCCCAGCCGCCGAGGGCGCCCGGATCGGTCCGCTGTACGCCGCCTCCCCGGAGATCGCCGCGGAACTGCTGAACGCGCTTTCCCACGACGAGGACGACGATCGCCTGTCCGAGATCGCCCTCGACGTCCCGACCGTCAACGGCGACGCCGTGGCGCTCGCCGAACGCGCCGGCCTCACCCCGTCCTTCGAGACCGCCCGGATGTACACCACGGCCCGCCCCGACATCGACGTGTCCGGATTTTATGCGGTGGCCTGCCTCGAACTCGGCTGA
- a CDS encoding class I SAM-dependent methyltransferase, translating to MPDAHFADPRLAPLYDHFDADRGDLPAYLALIDEFAPDRVLDVGCGTGTLATLLATGGRTVIGADPALASLRVAERKPGAGRITWLHAGAAGLPDVWAERAPADLAIMTGNVAQVFLADDDWTAALRGIRGVLRPGGHLIFEARRPEFRAWEEWAATQAPATLEIPGVGPVERRFTLGEVRLPLVSFRYEFRFPGGEVLTSDSTLRFRTREETEDTLVAAGFTVLEVRDAPDRPGRENVFVTRAGS from the coding sequence ATGCCCGACGCGCATTTCGCCGATCCCCGGCTCGCTCCGCTCTACGACCATTTCGACGCCGATCGAGGTGACCTCCCCGCCTACCTGGCGCTGATCGACGAGTTCGCCCCGGACCGGGTCCTCGACGTCGGCTGCGGCACCGGGACCCTGGCCACCCTGCTGGCCACCGGCGGCCGCACGGTGATCGGTGCCGACCCGGCCCTGGCCTCGCTCCGCGTCGCCGAGCGGAAACCGGGCGCCGGCCGGATCACCTGGCTGCACGCCGGCGCCGCCGGCCTGCCGGACGTCTGGGCCGAACGGGCACCCGCCGACCTGGCGATCATGACCGGCAACGTCGCTCAGGTCTTCCTCGCCGACGACGACTGGACCGCCGCGCTGCGCGGCATCCGCGGCGTGCTGCGCCCCGGCGGCCACCTGATCTTCGAGGCGCGCCGCCCGGAATTCCGCGCCTGGGAGGAGTGGGCCGCCACCCAGGCCCCGGCCACGCTGGAGATCCCCGGCGTCGGACCGGTGGAGCGGCGGTTCACCCTCGGCGAGGTCCGGCTGCCGCTGGTCTCGTTCCGGTACGAATTCCGCTTCCCCGGCGGCGAGGTGCTCACCTCGGACTCCACGTTGCGTTTCCGGACGCGGGAGGAGACCGAGGACACGCTGGTGGCGGCCGGTTTCACCGTGCTGGAGGTGCGGGACGCGCCGGACCGGCCGGGGCGGGAGAACGTGTTCGTCACGCGAGCCGGGTCCTGA